Part of the Bryobacteraceae bacterium genome is shown below.
ATTCATAAGACGTGCCGCGGCCCTTCCCACTCTACGTCGCACTGCGCTATCTCACCGCCCGCCGCAAACAAACGGTGATTTCGATCGTCACGGTGATCTCGGTGGCGGGCGTCGCCGCCGGAGTGATGGCCCTGGTGCTGGCCATGGCGATCACCAACGGGTATCGCACGGCGCTGCAAGAGAAGCTCATCGGGGCCACCGCGCATTTCTGGGTGATGGAAAAGGAGGTCTCCTCCGGCATTCCGAACTGGCGTGCGATCGCGGACAAGCTCAAGGCTCTTCCGCACGTGCTCGAGGTGGCGCCGACGCTCTATGACGGCGTGATGTTCAACGGGCCTACGCAGGCCACGGCCGGAGTGTTGAAGGGCATTCTGCCGCCGAAGGAGGCGCCGGTTCCGGAGGTCCTCCGTCACCTCAAGGCCGGCCGGTTCGAAGACTGGTCCATGGCGCGCGGCTACCAGCCGATCATCCTCGGCGTGAGCCTTGCCGAGCAGCTTGGCGTCAAGGTGGATGACCGGGTGGGCGTCATCAGCCGATACGGCGACATGACCGCGTTCGGCCCCAAGTACACGAGATACGAATTTCGGGTAGTCGGGATTTTCGAGACTGGACTTTTCGACCTCGACAGTACCTGGGCGTTCACCTCGATGCGAGCGGTGCAAGGCATTCTCGGACTGCAGGATGTCGCCAACGCCGTGGAGGTGAACCTCGACGACCCGGATCGTGCGGACATCGTGGCCGCCGAAGCGGAAAAGCTCGTCGGCCCGAAACTCGGTGCATCGAGTTGGAAGGAGCACAACCGCCGGCTGCTGAGCGCGCTGCAAGGAGAACGCATGGTGGCGATGATCACAATTGGCCTGATCCTTCTCATGGCCGTGCTCAACATCCTTACTTCGCTCACCATGGCTGTCATGGAGAAATACCGGGACATCGCGGTACTGATGTCGATGGGCACGCGGCGATCGACCGTATCGCGGATTTTCGTCCTCCAAGGGCTTCTGATCGGCATCGCCGGCACTGCGATCGGTTTGGTCGCCGGGCACGCGCTCTGCTTTGTTCTGGAGCGCTTTCAGGTGCTTCGCCTGGACCAGGCTGTCTACTCGCTGAACTACGTTCCCGTACTGCCGCGGCCGCAGGACGCCATTTGGATTTCCATCGCGGCGCTCGTGGTCAGCCTGCTTGCCACTATCTATCCCGCGCGCGCCGCGTCGCGAATCGCGCCCGCTGAGGCGCTACGCTACCAATAACCGCGCATGTGCGGCATCGTCGGCTTTACCCACCACAACACGGCGCCGGATCCGGCCGCCCTTCGGCGCGCCGCTGCCGCGATCCACCATCGCGGACCCGATCAGCAGGGTTTCCACGAGACGGAAACGGTCTCGCTTGCGGCGGTCCGGCTGAAGATTCTCGACCTGGCTTCCGGCGATCAGCCGATTCATTTCGCGGGCCACACGATCGTCTTCAACGGCGAGGTCTACAACTTCCGCGAGTTGCGCGCCGAACTCGAATCCCTGGGTCACGGCTTCGTCACCAGTAGCGACACCGAGGTGGTGCTGCACGCCTTTGCCGAGTGGGGCAGGGAATCGCTATCCCGGTTGAACGGGATGTTCGCGTTCGCGGTTTGGTCAGAGCCTGAGCGCAGGCTGACGATCGTGCGGGACCGTCTTGGAATCAAGCCTGTGTACTGGATGCGTCGCGGGGCCGACCTCCACTTTGGATCGGAACTGAAAGCGCTGTTCGCTCATCCATCCGTGCCGCGCACGCTCGACCGTCAGGCACTGCCGTTGTACCTCTCGCTGAACTACCTGCCGCAGCCGTTCACGCTGGTGGAAGGCGTCGAGAAGTTGGCGCCGGGTTCGTGGCTCGAGTGGAAGGACGGCGCCGTGACAACGGGAGCGTACTGGTGCCTGCGCTTTGCCCCCGATCCCGCCATCGGATTCGAAGATGCCAAGCACGAACTCGACTCTC
Proteins encoded:
- a CDS encoding ABC transporter permease, whose amino-acid sequence is MPRPFPLYVALRYLTARRKQTVISIVTVISVAGVAAGVMALVLAMAITNGYRTALQEKLIGATAHFWVMEKEVSSGIPNWRAIADKLKALPHVLEVAPTLYDGVMFNGPTQATAGVLKGILPPKEAPVPEVLRHLKAGRFEDWSMARGYQPIILGVSLAEQLGVKVDDRVGVISRYGDMTAFGPKYTRYEFRVVGIFETGLFDLDSTWAFTSMRAVQGILGLQDVANAVEVNLDDPDRADIVAAEAEKLVGPKLGASSWKEHNRRLLSALQGERMVAMITIGLILLMAVLNILTSLTMAVMEKYRDIAVLMSMGTRRSTVSRIFVLQGLLIGIAGTAIGLVAGHALCFVLERFQVLRLDQAVYSLNYVPVLPRPQDAIWISIAALVVSLLATIYPARAASRIAPAEALRYQ